In the genome of Labeo rohita strain BAU-BD-2019 chromosome 24, IGBB_LRoh.1.0, whole genome shotgun sequence, one region contains:
- the rnpc3 gene encoding RNA-binding region-containing protein 3, whose translation MAETDEADVQTKKSKTLIVRHLPRELSKDEKEDLLKYFGASSVRALSEKGPLKHMAFATFSSETSASKALNRLHQLRILGHTLVVEFAKDQDHVIVLKDPPVSKSGVGAQAEKGKKEKQQNNVPLVDNSIAPSLGLKFQTNPTLKYLYPPPSSGILTNITHTLLSVPKFYVQVLHLMNKMNLPCPFGPVMAPPPMFKMPPGPLPPMPPPFPPENPPLPEHEEGASGSEEESEYESGDEEDKERMIRLMGLVNQPCKRPLRTKTSSKRKKPKLKDLLFIPKSDSHGPSGPALQPSDVFEQPQTLGQKKIEFHISAEVSTILEGPRQNQEPQFADATEDTAEMEVSVQEAAEGFGKIYPSAQVPRQEEEGEEDEDIPSEFISRRELERGRLSRDEMKKMSVFKNYEPGEPTCRLYVKNVAKQVEEKDLKFIYGRYIDISSEEERNMFDIVLMKEGRMKGQAFIGLPSERSAEKALKETNGYVLNDKPLVVQFARSAKPKQESADPKKGGKKH comes from the exons ATGGCAGAGACAGACGAGGCTGACGTTCAAACCAAGAAAAGCAAAACCCTCATCGTACGACATCTGCCCAGAGAACTTAGTAAAGATGAAAAGGAGGATCTCCTTAAATACTTTGGTGCCTCATCTGTTAGAGCGCTGTCAGAGAAGGGACCCCTA AAACATATGGCATTTGCAACTTTCAGCAGTGAGACCTCAGCCTCTAAG GCACTAAACAGACTTCATCAGCTGAGAATCCTCGGTCACACACTAGTGGTGGAGTTTGCGAAAGATCAAGACcatgtcattgttttgaaaGACCCTCCAGTGTCTAAGAG TGGTGTTGGTGCCCAAGCGGAGAAggggaagaaagaaaaacaacaaaacaatgttcCTCTGGTGGACAACAGCATTGCTCCCAGTCTGGG GTTGAAATTTCAAACAAATCCAACGCTGAAATATTTATACCCTCCTCCTTCAAGTGGAATTTTGACAAACATTACACACACTCTTTTGAGTGTGCCCAAGTTCTACGTTCAA GTTCTTCACTTGATGAATAAGATGAACCTCCCCTGCCCGTTTGGACCGGTGATGGCTCCTCCGCCAATG TTTAAGATGCCTCCAGGGCCTCTGCCACCCATGCCGCCACCCTTCCCCCCAGAGAACCCTCCTCTGCCGGAGCATGAGGAGGGGGCGTCGGGCAGTGAAGAAGAATCTGAGTACGAAAGTGGAGATGAGGAGGACAAAGAGAG GATGATCAGACTGATGGGCCTTGTTAACCAGCCATGCAAAAGACCGCTGAGAACAAAGACTTCTTCCAAGAGAAAGAAACCCAAACTAAAAGACCTCCTGTTTATTCCCAAATCGGATTCCCATGG ACCCTCAGGCCCAGCCCTACAGCCATCAGACGTGTTCGAGCAACCTCAGACGCTTGGACAGAAAAAGATTGAGTTCCATATATCGGCTGAGGTGTCCACCATCCTCGAGGGTCCCAGACAGAATCAAGAGCCGCAATTCGCAGATGCGACTGAAG ACACGGCAGAGATGGAGGTTTCCGTTCAGGAAGCTGCAGAAGGGTTTGGGAAAATCTACCCAAGCGCTCAGGTCCCCAGACAGGAGGAAGAAGGGGAGGAAGATGAGGACATCCCCTCAGAGTTCATCTCTAGGAGAGAGCTTGAGAGAGGGAGACTCTCCAGAGATG AGATGAAGAAAATGtctgtgtttaaaaattatgaacCTGGAGAGCCAACCTGCAGGCTTTATGTTAAGAATGTTGCAAAGCAAGTTGAAGAAAAA GATCTGAAGTTCATCTACGGCCGGTATATCGACATCTCCTCAGAGGAGGAGAGAAACAT GTTTGATATTGTTTTGATGAAAGAGGGGAGGATGAAAGGTCAGGCCTTCATCGGGCTCCCCAGCGAGAGAAGCGCAGAGAAAGCCTTAAAGGAAACCAATGGATATGTTCTCAACGACAAACCTCTTGTGGTG CAATTCGCCCGATCTGCGAAACCTAAACAGGAATCTGCTGACCCAAAGAAAGGAGGGAAAAAACACTAA